One segment of Pseudoalteromonas rubra DNA contains the following:
- a CDS encoding ATP-binding protein: MVNRAQISLKIRQGFILVFVLIVALPALFFSIGRAYYATLVDATEKTLEAHLYSLISEVDFVTMEMPNSILAPELNRLNSDTYALIYQQNTLVWHSESAMNLTVTPDISQSKAGAAEFERVEYNQELYWQLSMTVILGNASHSQQAKFILLKKNSALVAQMAQFRNTLVNWMLVMGIMIAALMALGFIWSARPLQRLDKEIKAVEAGEIDKISGLYPVELNTIKADLNLLLDSQRRQKERYRASLSDLAHALKTPLAVLKSSPLAENADAQEQLDRINAMIEHQLKRAASGASDTWKKQTQVQPVVSAILNAMNKVYHDKQIKFSSACPEEAAFLGDKTDLMEILGNLIDNACKACQSQVDINVKYNQSKGVRFIISDDGPGIPEQNRSTLLQRGTRLDTYENGHGVGMAIVSDLVSSYHGSIDIDYSQLGGAQFTIEFSYEQNQ; encoded by the coding sequence GTGGTAAATCGCGCTCAAATTTCTCTTAAAATAAGGCAAGGATTTATCCTTGTCTTTGTTCTTATCGTTGCACTGCCTGCACTGTTTTTCTCAATCGGCCGTGCCTATTACGCCACCCTAGTCGACGCCACAGAAAAAACCCTGGAAGCCCATCTCTACTCGCTTATATCTGAGGTTGATTTCGTGACCATGGAGATGCCCAACAGCATTTTAGCACCTGAATTAAATCGACTTAATTCAGATACCTATGCACTTATTTATCAACAGAATACGCTGGTTTGGCACTCTGAGTCGGCTATGAATCTAACCGTTACACCGGACATTTCACAAAGTAAAGCCGGCGCGGCGGAATTCGAGCGGGTTGAGTACAATCAGGAGCTCTACTGGCAACTCAGTATGACGGTCATTCTGGGCAATGCCAGTCACTCACAACAGGCCAAATTTATATTACTGAAGAAAAACTCTGCCCTGGTTGCGCAAATGGCCCAGTTTCGTAATACCCTGGTCAACTGGATGTTGGTAATGGGCATTATGATAGCGGCGCTCATGGCGCTGGGATTTATCTGGAGTGCAAGGCCCCTGCAAAGGCTGGATAAAGAAATAAAAGCAGTCGAGGCAGGCGAAATTGATAAAATTAGTGGGCTCTACCCTGTTGAACTCAATACCATCAAAGCCGACCTGAATTTACTGCTGGACTCGCAAAGAAGGCAGAAAGAACGCTACCGAGCTTCACTGAGCGACCTTGCTCACGCACTCAAAACCCCTCTGGCGGTACTAAAATCAAGTCCGCTGGCAGAAAACGCCGACGCTCAGGAGCAGCTTGATCGCATTAATGCCATGATTGAACATCAGCTGAAACGTGCCGCATCGGGCGCATCGGACACCTGGAAAAAACAAACTCAGGTGCAACCTGTGGTCAGTGCTATCCTCAATGCCATGAACAAGGTCTATCATGATAAGCAGATCAAGTTTAGTTCTGCGTGTCCAGAAGAGGCCGCATTTTTGGGTGATAAAACCGATCTGATGGAAATTTTAGGTAATTTGATCGACAATGCATGTAAAGCCTGCCAGTCGCAGGTTGATATCAACGTGAAGTATAATCAAAGCAAAGGCGTGCGTTTTATCATCAGTGACGATGGCCCAGGCATCCCTGAACAGAACAGAAGCACCCTGTTGCAACGTGGGACGCGCCTGGATACCTATGAAAATGGCCACGGTGTTGGCATGGCCATTGTATCCGACCTCGTCTCTTCCTATCACGGAAGCATAGACATAGATTACAGCCAGCTGGGCGGTGCCCAGTTTACAATAGAATTTAGTTATGAACAGAACCAATAA
- a CDS encoding response regulator transcription factor translates to MRILVIEDDIQLAENLRTALEKEKYSVDLCHDGENGLFHLTEYPLDLAVVDLGLPKLDGIELIRQARAKGIKLPILILTARDRWQEKVEGLDAGADDYLTKPFHTEELIARCNALIRRSAGQANPEICIGPVKIHTRSQQVWVEDRELTLTAYEYKVLEYLMVNPLKVISKSELTEHIYDQDFDLDSNVIEVFVLRLRKKLDPDGTLNPVETLRGRGYRFKNQW, encoded by the coding sequence ATGCGAATTCTTGTAATAGAAGATGATATACAACTGGCAGAAAACCTGCGTACAGCGCTGGAAAAAGAGAAGTACAGTGTTGACTTGTGTCACGATGGAGAAAATGGTCTTTTTCACTTAACTGAGTATCCATTGGATTTAGCAGTTGTCGACCTTGGCTTACCTAAACTGGATGGTATAGAACTCATTCGCCAGGCACGCGCCAAAGGCATCAAGTTACCTATTTTGATCCTCACTGCACGTGATCGCTGGCAGGAAAAAGTCGAGGGGCTGGATGCCGGTGCCGATGACTATCTGACCAAACCCTTCCATACAGAAGAGCTGATTGCCCGCTGTAATGCCCTGATCCGAAGGAGTGCCGGACAAGCAAACCCGGAGATCTGCATTGGTCCGGTAAAAATACATACGCGTTCTCAGCAAGTATGGGTAGAAGACAGAGAGCTCACACTCACTGCGTATGAATACAAAGTACTGGAATACCTGATGGTCAATCCACTCAAGGTGATTTCAAAATCCGAGTTGACCGAACATATTTACGACCAGGATTTTGATCTTGATTCAAATGTAATCGAAGTGTTTGTACTCAGACTGAGAAAAAAACTAGATCCAGACGGTACGCTTAACCCCGTTGAAACACTCAGAGGCCGAGGCTATAGGTTTAAAAACCAGTGGTAA
- a CDS encoding PepSY domain-containing protein yields the protein MQLPRCLAIILVFCLLGAQPTEASQKQDTISKKQAVKLATDQYSGKTLKISKRGDYYVVRILLDDGRIIDLKVHQVTGEVKKD from the coding sequence ATGCAGTTGCCAAGATGTCTTGCGATCATATTAGTGTTCTGTTTGCTGGGTGCCCAGCCTACTGAAGCTTCTCAAAAGCAAGATACGATAAGCAAAAAGCAAGCTGTTAAACTTGCAACCGACCAGTACTCAGGTAAAACGCTCAAGATCTCCAAGCGAGGAGACTATTACGTAGTGAGAATTTTGCTCGATGACGGCCGGATCATAGATTTAAAGGTTCACCAGGTGACGGGCGAAGTGAAGAAGGACTAA
- a CDS encoding YciI family protein: MLYMIYSTDVENSLQKRLAARPAHLARLNELDQQQRLFAAGPLPAIDSPDPGEAGFSGSLVIAEFDSLAQAEAWAAEDPYIAAGVYANSVVKPYKKVLP; encoded by the coding sequence ATGCTTTACATGATCTACTCAACTGATGTTGAAAACTCTTTGCAGAAGCGCTTAGCAGCACGCCCAGCACACCTGGCCAGACTGAATGAGCTTGATCAGCAACAGCGCTTGTTCGCCGCCGGCCCTCTGCCCGCCATCGACAGCCCAGATCCAGGCGAAGCTGGGTTTTCTGGTTCGTTAGTTATCGCAGAATTCGATTCCCTGGCGCAGGCCGAAGCATGGGCTGCAGAAGACCCCTATATCGCAGCGGGTGTTTATGCCAACAGTGTCGTCAAGCCATACAAGAAAGTGCTGCCTTAA
- a CDS encoding sodium-dependent transporter — protein MSANREHFSSRLGFILAAAGSAVGIGNLVGFPVSATKNGGGAFLLTYALFVIFICLPVMMAEMAMGRKAQKDPYGSYKSLTQGDKKWSLAGAIAVLTPFMIAVFYMVITVWIFGYLVQTVLGNLDMLANPGHFDAFVNEYTMFIYMVFVGLFVNLILVGGVKEGIEKAAKFMMPALFVLLLGLVVYVLTLDNAMAGVRYYLVPDFSKMNASVLNGALSQSFFSLSLGMGILITYASYISKKDDIVGSSKMVAITDSLVAFIAGLMVLPAIFSFNPDTDPAKLSDSSVSMIFVYLPKLLLALQSDIGYFGASAVAALFFLLVFFAAITSLVSIIEVPTAALMEEKNISRKKALGLLALTTGGLTVLCTMSFGMVGWLTDFVNYGGASQSMFALISDVFYETILPFNGLLVCLFVMYRWKKHNLSEELAQGSPNYKGSLMEKYVNFSLSTFIPVILTVIFVNTVTTKFFAFSLFGF, from the coding sequence GTGAGCGCAAATCGTGAGCACTTTAGCTCGCGGCTTGGTTTTATCCTTGCCGCAGCGGGTTCCGCAGTCGGGATTGGTAACCTGGTTGGGTTTCCCGTGTCTGCAACAAAAAATGGGGGCGGTGCGTTTCTGCTTACTTATGCCCTGTTTGTTATCTTTATTTGTCTGCCGGTGATGATGGCAGAAATGGCGATGGGGCGTAAGGCGCAAAAAGACCCTTATGGTTCCTACAAGTCTCTGACGCAAGGAGATAAAAAATGGTCCCTTGCGGGGGCGATCGCCGTATTAACGCCGTTTATGATAGCCGTGTTTTATATGGTGATTACTGTATGGATCTTTGGTTATCTGGTGCAAACTGTACTTGGGAACCTGGATATGCTGGCAAATCCGGGTCACTTTGATGCCTTTGTAAACGAATACACTATGTTTATCTACATGGTATTTGTTGGCCTGTTCGTTAACCTTATTCTGGTAGGCGGTGTGAAAGAGGGCATTGAAAAAGCCGCTAAGTTTATGATGCCTGCGCTTTTTGTGTTATTACTTGGCCTGGTGGTCTATGTATTGACGCTGGATAACGCCATGGCTGGTGTGCGTTATTATCTGGTACCAGATTTCTCTAAAATGAATGCCAGCGTGCTTAACGGCGCCTTATCGCAATCGTTTTTCTCCCTGTCTCTGGGAATGGGTATCCTGATCACTTATGCCTCTTACATCTCAAAGAAAGATGACATTGTTGGCAGTTCTAAAATGGTGGCAATTACAGACTCTTTGGTCGCATTCATCGCAGGTCTGATGGTGCTGCCCGCTATTTTCAGCTTCAACCCGGATACCGATCCTGCCAAGCTAAGTGATTCGTCAGTGTCTATGATTTTTGTCTATCTGCCAAAGCTGTTGCTGGCATTGCAATCTGACATTGGCTACTTCGGCGCTTCTGCGGTTGCTGCGTTGTTCTTCCTGCTGGTCTTTTTTGCTGCGATTACCTCACTGGTGTCAATCATCGAAGTACCAACTGCTGCGTTAATGGAAGAGAAGAACATTAGCCGTAAAAAAGCGCTGGGCCTGCTGGCATTGACAACGGGCGGATTGACGGTGCTGTGTACCATGTCTTTTGGTATGGTTGGTTGGCTGACCGATTTTGTTAACTATGGCGGTGCCAGTCAGAGCATGTTTGCGCTGATCTCGGATGTATTCTACGAAACCATTCTGCCTTTTAACGGCTTACTGGTTTGTTTGTTTGTGATGTACCGCTGGAAAAAGCATAACTTGTCAGAAGAGCTGGCACAGGGGTCACCAAACTATAAAGGCAGCCTGATGGAAAAGTACGTGAACTTCTCGTTATCTACCTTTATCCCAGTGATCCTGACGGTTATCTTCGTTAATACAGTAACGACGAAGTTCTTTGCATTTAGTTTATTTGGCTTCTAG
- a CDS encoding CPBP family intramembrane glutamic endopeptidase, whose product MNANQYRWCELFLVFFLLPVIAYAFRHQLANWLFPALIILTAVCTYLLLTDPHFKRFRLTSLGTFSTVKRRLFSTFFIGALFSAMFYGLVNQESWFDMPLNSTNDWLILLIAYPILSVLPQELVFRSYFFHRYKRILPRKTIRVVLSAAVFALAHCVYDNWVAIALSFAGGLLFAYTYAHSRSLVVCVLEHSLWGLWVFTLGLGQYLDSGVTF is encoded by the coding sequence TTGAACGCAAACCAATATCGCTGGTGCGAACTATTCCTGGTGTTTTTCCTGCTACCTGTTATTGCCTATGCATTTCGCCATCAACTCGCCAATTGGTTATTTCCGGCACTGATTATACTCACAGCTGTGTGTACATATTTGTTACTCACTGACCCACATTTCAAACGATTTCGCCTGACCAGTCTGGGCACCTTTTCCACAGTAAAGCGGCGGCTGTTTTCAACCTTCTTTATCGGTGCCCTGTTTTCTGCCATGTTTTATGGCCTGGTGAATCAGGAAAGCTGGTTTGATATGCCACTCAACTCCACCAATGACTGGTTGATCCTGCTGATAGCCTATCCAATATTATCGGTGTTACCACAAGAGCTGGTGTTCCGCAGCTACTTTTTTCATCGCTACAAACGAATTTTACCGAGGAAGACAATCAGGGTTGTGCTGAGTGCTGCTGTATTCGCGCTGGCCCATTGTGTGTATGACAATTGGGTGGCAATCGCTCTTTCCTTTGCCGGCGGGTTGTTATTTGCCTATACCTACGCACATAGTCGCTCTTTGGTCGTCTGTGTACTCGAACATAGTCTTTGGGGGTTGTGGGTCTTTACCCTGGGGCTGGGTCAGTACCTGGATTCAGGCGTAACGTTTTAG
- a CDS encoding HU family DNA-binding protein produces the protein MNKSELVTAMAAHSELTKKDTQAALGSLIKLITKRLSEGDQVQLNGMGTFTLSYHPAKPGRNPRTGEEIMIEGQNKVLFKPAKALKDALADK, from the coding sequence ATGAATAAAAGTGAACTGGTTACAGCCATGGCGGCGCATAGTGAATTGACCAAGAAAGACACACAGGCTGCACTGGGTAGTCTTATAAAACTTATCACCAAACGTCTCTCTGAAGGGGATCAGGTCCAGCTTAATGGTATGGGCACCTTTACGTTAAGCTATCATCCGGCCAAGCCGGGTAGAAACCCCAGAACAGGGGAAGAAATCATGATTGAAGGGCAAAATAAAGTACTGTTTAAGCCAGCCAAAGCCCTCAAGGATGCTCTGGCTGACAAATAG
- the trpA gene encoding tryptophan synthase subunit alpha, with protein sequence MSRYNEMFQQLNDKQQGAFVPFVTIGDPDKETSLAIIKSLIEGGADALELGIPFSDPIADGPVIQAANIRALEQHIDTEDCFDVIRAVREQYPHIPIGLLLYSNLIFARGLDAFYQQAKAAGVDSVLVADVPLHESKMFRRAAVEAGIEPIFIATPNASDDTLRECASYGRGYTYLLSRAGVTGTESQVQMPTDEIITKLTEYHAAPALLGFGISTPEQVKAALDSGAAGAISGSAVVKIIEQHLDDKPAMYQALSAFVRSMKAATAR encoded by the coding sequence ATGAGCCGTTACAATGAGATGTTCCAGCAGCTAAACGACAAGCAACAAGGTGCTTTTGTCCCGTTCGTGACCATTGGCGACCCGGACAAAGAAACCAGCCTGGCAATCATCAAAAGCCTGATTGAAGGCGGTGCGGATGCACTGGAGCTGGGTATCCCGTTTTCCGATCCAATCGCGGACGGTCCGGTTATCCAGGCTGCAAATATTCGTGCACTAGAACAGCACATAGACACAGAAGATTGCTTTGACGTGATCCGTGCGGTGCGTGAGCAATATCCTCATATCCCAATTGGGCTGCTACTGTATTCAAACCTGATTTTCGCACGTGGTCTTGATGCATTTTATCAACAGGCCAAAGCCGCGGGCGTCGATTCGGTATTGGTAGCAGATGTGCCGCTGCACGAATCAAAAATGTTCCGCAGAGCAGCGGTAGAGGCAGGCATTGAGCCAATTTTCATCGCAACGCCTAATGCCAGTGATGATACCTTACGCGAATGTGCAAGTTACGGCAGAGGCTATACTTATTTGCTCTCGCGCGCTGGTGTAACCGGTACAGAAAGCCAAGTGCAAATGCCAACTGACGAGATCATCACTAAGCTCACCGAGTACCATGCAGCCCCTGCACTACTGGGCTTCGGTATCTCAACGCCTGAGCAAGTCAAAGCCGCGCTGGATTCAGGTGCCGCTGGGGCCATCTCAGGTTCTGCTGTGGTCAAAATTATTGAGCAGCACCTGGATGACAAGCCTGCGATGTATCAGGCCCTGAGCGCTTTTGTACGTAGCATGAAAGCCGCTACCGCGCGCTAA
- the trpB gene encoding tryptophan synthase subunit beta yields MNTGYYGDFGGMFVPELLVPALKQLEQEFNKAQQDPAFQQEFYQLLNEFAGRPTPLTLTRNLVKNPKVKLYLKREDLLHGGAHKTNQVLGQALLTKRMGKSEVIAETGAGQHGVATALACALLGLKCRVYMGAKDVERQQPNVFRMRLMGAEVIPVTAGSGTLKDAVNEAMRDWSANYKTAHYLLGTAAGPHPFPTLVREFQKMIGEEAKQQVLEAEGKLPDVVMACVGGGSNAIGMFADFIDEKDVKLIGVEPAGKGLDTEEHGAALCKGTKGILHGAYTYIMQNQDGQIEESYSVSAGLDYPAVGPQHAYLHETGRAQYVAVTDDEALAAFQSLAKHEGIIPALESSHALAYALKYAEAQEQDTVIVINLSGRGDKDLAHVHQVLEARGEL; encoded by the coding sequence ATGAATACAGGATATTACGGTGATTTTGGTGGCATGTTTGTCCCTGAATTACTAGTTCCTGCGCTTAAGCAGCTTGAGCAGGAATTTAACAAAGCACAGCAAGACCCGGCATTCCAGCAGGAATTTTATCAATTACTCAATGAGTTTGCAGGGCGTCCGACGCCACTCACGCTTACCAGAAACCTGGTTAAAAACCCAAAGGTGAAGCTGTATCTGAAACGAGAAGATCTGCTCCACGGTGGCGCACACAAAACCAACCAGGTACTTGGTCAGGCACTGCTCACTAAACGTATGGGTAAATCAGAAGTCATCGCAGAGACCGGCGCCGGGCAACATGGTGTTGCAACAGCACTGGCCTGTGCCTTGCTGGGCCTTAAATGCCGCGTTTACATGGGTGCCAAAGACGTTGAACGTCAACAACCGAATGTGTTCCGTATGCGCCTGATGGGTGCAGAAGTTATCCCGGTTACAGCAGGCTCAGGCACACTTAAAGACGCCGTAAATGAGGCTATGCGCGACTGGTCAGCCAATTACAAAACCGCCCACTACCTGCTTGGTACCGCAGCGGGCCCTCACCCTTTCCCGACCCTGGTACGTGAGTTCCAGAAAATGATCGGTGAAGAAGCAAAACAACAGGTACTGGAAGCTGAAGGAAAACTGCCGGATGTGGTCATGGCCTGTGTGGGTGGTGGTTCCAATGCAATTGGGATGTTTGCAGACTTTATTGACGAAAAAGACGTCAAACTGATTGGTGTGGAGCCAGCTGGTAAAGGTCTGGACACCGAAGAACATGGCGCAGCATTGTGTAAGGGGACTAAAGGCATTTTACATGGTGCTTATACTTATATCATGCAAAACCAGGACGGCCAGATTGAAGAGTCATACTCGGTCTCTGCTGGTCTGGATTACCCAGCGGTTGGACCGCAACACGCCTACCTGCACGAGACCGGTCGGGCTCAGTATGTCGCTGTAACCGATGACGAAGCGCTGGCAGCTTTCCAGTCATTAGCAAAACATGAAGGGATTATTCCAGCGCTGGAATCGAGTCATGCGTTAGCCTACGCATTGAAATATGCTGAAGCACAAGAACAAGACACAGTGATAGTGATCAATTTAAGTGGTCGTGGTGACAAAGACTTAGCCCATGTCCACCAGGTATTAGAAGCGCGAGGTGAACTATGA
- the trpCF gene encoding bifunctional indole-3-glycerol-phosphate synthase TrpC/phosphoribosylanthranilate isomerase TrpF, producing MANVLEKIVADKEVEVAQRKQDRPLESFIDQITPSDRDFYAALSRPGTQFILECKKASPSKGLIRQHFNLDEITAVYGRYASCISVLTDEKYFQGNFEYLSYVRTQVSQPLICKDFFIDEYQVYLARLSGGDAILLMLSVLDDARYKALAELAHSLNMAVLTEVSNEEEVHRALALDARLIGINNRNLRDLSTDLATSERLRKLIPDDKTVISESGIYTHADVKRLAPICNGFLVGSSLMAEQDLETACRKLILGENKVCGLTRSQDAIAAYEAGAVYGGLIFYPKSPRYVDIDCAKAVVDSAPLNYVGVFVDAPLTQVVENVRILKLSAVQLHGNETQDYIDELRKQLPVNCQIWKAQGISDHLPEPLQGVDKHLYDTKVKGQLGGTGQAFDWQLLSQTPGSFMLAGGLSADNLTQASYLGAAGFDLNSGVEISPGKKCADKLNTAFNTIRKY from the coding sequence ATGGCTAATGTGTTAGAAAAAATTGTTGCTGACAAAGAAGTCGAAGTCGCTCAGAGAAAACAAGACCGCCCGCTGGAGAGTTTTATTGATCAAATTACACCTAGTGATCGGGACTTTTACGCGGCGCTGAGCCGCCCGGGTACTCAGTTTATTCTGGAGTGTAAAAAAGCCTCGCCGTCGAAAGGTCTGATCCGTCAACACTTCAACCTGGATGAAATTACTGCGGTTTATGGTCGTTACGCTAGCTGCATCAGTGTGCTCACTGACGAAAAGTATTTTCAGGGTAATTTTGAGTATCTTAGTTATGTCAGAACTCAGGTCTCGCAACCCCTCATCTGTAAAGACTTTTTTATCGATGAATACCAAGTGTATCTGGCCCGTTTAAGTGGTGGCGATGCCATTTTGTTAATGCTATCAGTACTCGATGATGCGCGTTACAAAGCTCTGGCTGAACTTGCGCACAGCCTGAACATGGCAGTGCTGACTGAAGTCAGCAATGAAGAAGAAGTCCATCGCGCACTCGCGTTAGACGCCAGACTCATAGGTATCAATAACCGCAATCTCAGGGATTTAAGTACAGATCTGGCGACCAGCGAGCGGTTACGCAAATTAATCCCGGACGATAAAACCGTGATCTCTGAGTCCGGTATCTATACCCATGCAGACGTTAAACGCCTTGCCCCCATTTGCAATGGCTTCCTGGTCGGCAGCTCTTTGATGGCTGAACAAGACCTGGAGACCGCTTGTCGCAAATTGATTCTGGGAGAAAACAAGGTCTGTGGCTTAACCCGCAGCCAGGACGCCATTGCCGCTTATGAGGCTGGTGCGGTATACGGAGGATTGATTTTTTACCCCAAATCACCCCGTTATGTCGACATTGACTGTGCAAAAGCCGTCGTAGACAGCGCACCGCTCAACTATGTGGGCGTATTTGTCGATGCACCGCTTACACAAGTGGTTGAAAACGTCCGTATCCTCAAGCTCAGCGCTGTGCAATTGCATGGCAATGAAACGCAAGATTACATCGATGAGCTGCGCAAACAATTACCCGTTAACTGCCAGATCTGGAAAGCTCAGGGGATCAGTGATCATCTGCCTGAGCCATTACAGGGCGTCGACAAACATTTATACGACACTAAGGTCAAAGGTCAGCTCGGTGGAACAGGACAAGCATTTGACTGGCAGTTGCTTAGCCAGACTCCGGGCAGCTTTATGCTGGCAGGTGGACTGAGCGCTGACAACCTGACACAGGCCTCATACCTGGGCGCAGCAGGATTCGACCTGAACTCTGGCGTCGAGATCAGCCCAGGTAAAAAGTGTGCCGACAAACTCAATACAGCTTTTAACACAATTCGTAAATACTGA
- the trpD gene encoding anthranilate phosphoribosyltransferase translates to MDSLNLLLEQKSLDFAAATDLFSAVMQGQLDEVQLTAALVALKIKGETAEEIAGAAKAMRDHATAFDTHGLLCADSCGTGGDGTNTINVSTTAAIVAAACGIPMVKHGNRSVSSKSGSADLLKTLGINLDMDPLLGARCLQQTNFTFLFAPHYHAGVKHAMPVRTKLKTRTLFNILGPLANPARPQVQLLGVYDPKLCRPMAETLQKLGTQRAMVVHGSGCDEIALHGETQVTELNQGVLTDYTLTPEDFGLQRYPLEAIFGDTPEFNAQATRDILDGKGKEAHNAAIIANVAALLVMTDKATDLKSASAQVSEILASGRCAQKLAEIVEVSNG, encoded by the coding sequence ATGGACAGTTTAAATTTATTACTTGAACAGAAATCACTGGACTTCGCCGCGGCTACAGATCTGTTCAGCGCAGTCATGCAAGGCCAGTTGGATGAAGTACAGCTAACCGCAGCTCTGGTTGCCCTGAAAATTAAAGGGGAAACCGCCGAAGAAATCGCCGGAGCCGCAAAAGCGATGCGCGATCACGCCACCGCATTTGACACCCATGGCCTGCTATGCGCAGACAGTTGCGGCACTGGAGGTGATGGTACCAACACCATCAATGTCAGTACTACAGCAGCAATCGTTGCGGCCGCTTGTGGCATCCCTATGGTGAAACATGGCAACCGCAGCGTATCCAGTAAATCCGGCTCTGCTGATCTGTTAAAAACACTCGGCATAAACCTGGATATGGACCCGCTCCTGGGTGCACGCTGTTTGCAGCAAACTAACTTCACCTTTTTGTTTGCGCCGCACTATCATGCTGGTGTCAAACATGCGATGCCAGTGCGCACTAAACTCAAAACCCGCACCTTGTTCAATATCCTTGGCCCACTTGCGAATCCAGCGAGGCCTCAGGTGCAATTACTTGGCGTTTATGACCCTAAACTTTGTCGCCCCATGGCTGAGACTTTGCAAAAACTCGGTACTCAGCGCGCCATGGTCGTTCATGGCTCAGGTTGCGATGAAATTGCACTGCATGGCGAAACTCAGGTAACCGAGCTCAATCAGGGCGTTTTGACAGACTACACACTTACGCCTGAAGATTTTGGGCTGCAACGCTACCCGCTCGAAGCCATTTTTGGCGACACTCCGGAATTTAATGCCCAGGCAACCCGGGACATTCTTGATGGCAAAGGCAAAGAAGCACATAACGCTGCCATCATCGCCAATGTCGCCGCGCTGCTGGTCATGACAGACAAAGCAACAGATCTTAAATCAGCCAGTGCTCAGGTTTCAGAAATACTGGCGTCCGGACGCTGCGCGCAAAAACTTGCTGAAATAGTGGAGGTGAGCAATGGCTAA
- a CDS encoding aminodeoxychorismate/anthranilate synthase component II codes for MIPKIYFLDNFDSFSYNLVDELSLLGAELVVYRNHLDASTIFAKMQQETDPVILVLSPGPGAPKDAGCLLELIELCKGHYPMLGICLGQQALTQSYGGTIGHAGETVHGKSSHISVKPHPVFDGLGKSFPVARYHSLMATQVPECLEIIANYEEIPMAIYHPDDKVIGYQFHPESILTPCGAQLLQQSIAYLTSEE; via the coding sequence ATGATCCCCAAAATATATTTTCTCGATAACTTTGACTCCTTTTCCTACAACCTGGTCGATGAGCTGTCACTACTTGGAGCTGAGCTCGTGGTATATCGTAATCACCTCGATGCCAGCACCATTTTTGCCAAGATGCAGCAAGAAACCGATCCTGTGATTCTGGTTTTATCACCGGGCCCAGGTGCGCCTAAAGACGCAGGGTGTTTACTTGAATTAATTGAATTGTGCAAAGGTCACTACCCCATGCTGGGGATCTGCCTTGGTCAACAGGCGCTAACACAAAGTTATGGTGGCACCATAGGCCATGCCGGTGAGACGGTGCACGGTAAATCATCCCATATTAGCGTCAAACCTCACCCCGTTTTTGACGGACTGGGTAAGTCATTTCCTGTGGCTCGCTATCATTCTCTTATGGCAACTCAGGTACCTGAATGCCTGGAAATCATTGCTAACTATGAAGAAATCCCAATGGCGATTTACCACCCGGACGATAAGGTGATCGGGTATCAGTTTCACCCGGAATCAATTTTAACCCCATGCGGCGCTCAGCTATTACAGCAAAGCATCGCCTATCTCACATCTGAGGAGTAG